A single region of the Chionomys nivalis chromosome 5, mChiNiv1.1, whole genome shotgun sequence genome encodes:
- the LOC130875189 gene encoding transmembrane epididymal protein 1A-like — protein sequence MGNGKFGGHFYPGLYIFLYGLYQATVVFKAMVANDSPVHLSSLPKNQKSTSKVWKIAFGGWLKIVTGSLLTFYVLFCLDDGMELINTETPPRFMYPQEWQHLTMFILLTLDGCVDVMSKNVLRQRCVALERGSMALGIYVLLLLLVSHVQVSSRVELYVHSLLILVVFLLMLVLTAELWAAGSFRLQLIKNFLFLMMGSWLMNTAFILFRPVSGYPWKDEDIMFATTFFCWHVIINALCLLGVYGLSSSWYHCYSPSLRLMGSKEALYHDCSSGTFYRLLQDAEQQDKNDQALLPSKSSPIDRA from the coding sequence ATGGGGAATGGAAAGTTTGGCGGCCATTTCTACCCAGGGTTATACATTTTCTTGTATGGACTGTATCAGGCAACAGTTGTCTTCAAGGCCATGGTGGCTAATGACTCTCCCGTGCATCTTTCATCCCTTCCCAAGAATCAAAAGAGCACTTCCAAGGTGTGGAAAATAGCCTTTGGGGGCTGGCTGAAGATAGTGACCGGCTCCCTCTTAACATTTTATGTGCTCTTCTGTCTTGATGATGGGATGGAGCTGATCAACACAGAGACGCCTCCAAGGTTTATGTACCCTCAAGAGTGGCAGCACCTCACCATGTTCATCCTCCTCACCCTTGACGGTTGTGTAGACGTCATGAGCAAGAACGTGCTGCGGCAGAGGTGTGTGGCCTTAGAAAGAGGTTCCATGGCCCTGGGTATCTacgtgctgctgctgctgctggtgtcaCATGTTCAGGTCTCATCCAGGGTGGAGCTGTATGTCCACTCTCTCCTCATCCTGGTGGTCTTCCTGCTGATGCTGGTGTTGACGGCAGAGCTGTGGGCTGCTGGGTCCTTTCGCCTTCAGCTGATCAAGAATTTTCTCTTCCTGATGATGGGCTCGTGGCTGATGAACACAGCCTTCATTCTGTTTAGACCGGTCTCTGGCTACCCGTGGAAGGATGAAGACATCATGTTTGCCACCACCTTCTTCTGCTGGCATGTAATAATCAATGCCTTATGCCTGTTGGGAGTCTACGGCTTATCTTCATCTTGGTACCATTGTTACAGCCCCAGCTTGAGGCTGATGGGGTCCAAGGAAGCACTGTATCACGACTGTTCTTCAGGAACTTTCTACAGGCTGCTACAGGATGCAGAGCAGCAGGACAAGAATGACCAAGCTCTTCTCCCTTCAAAGAGCTCTCCCATTGACAGGGCCTAG